In one Arenibacter antarcticus genomic region, the following are encoded:
- the egtB gene encoding ergothioneine biosynthesis protein EgtB: MAKTTDITTFFLETRTHTKEICNPLEIEDYVVQPIVDVSPPKWHLGHTTWFFEEFILKNHIKDYTVFDPDYSFVFNSYYESMGKRVVRADRGNLSRPSVNKIYEYREFVTSQMEALLNNQPSKEILQLTEIGIHHEKQHQELLLTDIKFILGNNPLLPIYETSFKEHPIEGQEQQWISIAEGVYEIGHSDNSFCYDNELGRHKVYLHPYSISNKLVTNKEYLEFINDDGYNKFQFWHSEGWDWINSNPINAPMYWHQIDGKWHHYTLGGIKELQLDLPVTHISYFEAFAFAQWKGCRLPTEFEWEIAATNFNWGTRWEWTESAYLPYPNYKKAAGALGEYNGKFMVNQKVLRGSSVATSVNHARISYRNFFQTKLRWQYTGVRLAQ; the protein is encoded by the coding sequence ATGGCCAAGACTACAGATATCACCACCTTTTTTTTAGAGACAAGGACCCATACCAAAGAAATATGCAATCCCTTAGAGATTGAAGATTATGTGGTTCAGCCCATTGTGGATGTCTCCCCTCCCAAATGGCATCTAGGACATACAACATGGTTTTTCGAGGAATTTATTCTTAAAAACCATATAAAGGATTACACAGTTTTTGACCCAGATTATTCCTTTGTTTTTAACAGCTATTATGAAAGCATGGGGAAAAGGGTTGTTAGGGCCGATCGCGGCAACCTATCTAGACCTTCCGTAAACAAGATATATGAGTATCGCGAATTTGTAACTTCACAAATGGAAGCCCTATTAAACAACCAACCTAGCAAGGAAATATTACAGCTTACCGAAATAGGGATCCACCACGAAAAACAACATCAAGAATTATTGCTCACCGATATTAAATTCATACTGGGCAATAACCCCTTGCTCCCCATTTACGAAACTTCATTTAAAGAACATCCTATCGAAGGTCAAGAACAGCAATGGATATCTATAGCAGAAGGGGTTTACGAGATTGGTCATTCGGACAATAGTTTCTGTTATGACAATGAACTAGGAAGACATAAAGTATATCTACATCCTTATTCCATATCCAATAAATTGGTCACTAATAAGGAATATTTGGAATTTATAAATGACGACGGCTATAACAAATTTCAATTTTGGCATTCTGAAGGCTGGGACTGGATAAATAGCAACCCTATAAATGCGCCCATGTATTGGCACCAGATAGACGGAAAATGGCATCATTACACTTTAGGCGGGATAAAAGAACTACAGCTAGACCTGCCCGTGACTCATATATCTTATTTTGAGGCATTTGCTTTTGCCCAATGGAAAGGCTGTAGACTCCCCACCGAATTTGAATGGGAAATAGCCGCAACCAACTTTAACTGGGGCACCCGCTGGGAATGGACAGAAAGCGCTTACCTGCCCTACCCCAATTACAAAAAAGCAGCTGGGGCCCTTGGGGAGTACAACGGAAAATTTATGGTGAACCAAAAAGTACTGAGAGGTAGCTCGGTTGCCACATCTGTAAACCACGCAAGAATTAGCTATCGCAATTTTTTTCAAACTAAGTTAAGATGGCAATACACGGGCGTAAGATTGGCCCAATAA
- a CDS encoding thymidylate synthase, with protein sequence MKQYHDLLKHVLENGNQKGDRTGTGTKSVFGYQMRFNLAEGFPMVTTKKLHLKSIVHELLWFLKGDTNISYLQENGVRIWNEWADEDGNLGPVYGYQWRNWNGEEIDQIKEIVHALKNNPNSRRMLVSAWNPSVLPDTSVSFAENVANGKVALPPCHAFFQFYVADGKLSCQLYQRSADIFLGVPFNIASYALFTLMMAQVCDLEPGDFIHTFGDAHIYNNHLEQVDLQLGRTPNPLPKMVLNPEVKDIFDFKFEDFSLEDYDPYPHIKGAVAI encoded by the coding sequence ATGAAACAGTACCACGATTTACTAAAACATGTTTTGGAAAACGGTAACCAAAAAGGGGATCGCACAGGAACAGGCACAAAAAGTGTGTTTGGCTATCAGATGCGGTTTAATTTAGCCGAAGGCTTCCCCATGGTAACCACCAAAAAACTGCATTTAAAATCCATTGTTCACGAACTGTTATGGTTTTTAAAGGGCGATACTAATATTTCATATTTACAGGAAAATGGCGTTAGAATATGGAATGAATGGGCTGATGAAGATGGAAACCTAGGTCCAGTTTACGGTTATCAATGGAGAAATTGGAACGGGGAAGAAATAGATCAAATAAAAGAAATTGTTCACGCTCTTAAAAACAACCCCAATAGCAGACGTATGTTGGTTTCTGCATGGAACCCAAGTGTCTTACCAGATACCTCCGTTTCTTTTGCAGAGAATGTAGCCAACGGTAAAGTAGCTTTACCCCCTTGTCATGCATTTTTCCAATTTTATGTAGCTGACGGAAAATTATCTTGCCAGTTATACCAGCGTAGTGCCGACATATTTTTGGGTGTTCCCTTCAATATTGCCTCCTATGCCTTGTTCACCCTAATGATGGCCCAGGTATGTGACTTGGAACCAGGGGATTTTATACATACTTTTGGAGATGCCCACATCTACAACAACCACTTGGAGCAGGTGGACCTTCAATTGGGACGTACCCCAAACCCACTGCCCAAAATGGTTCTTAATCCAGAAGTAAAGGATATTTTTGATTTTAAGTTTGAGGATTTCAGTTTAGAAGATTACGATCCATACCCACATATTAAAGGCGCAGTCGCCATTTAA